AAGCGGTGATTCAACCCAGCCAAATTTTCTTCTCAAGCACTGAACACATTTAAATGCTAGTTAGCGATTTCTCTAAAATCAAGTGAAAAGAGATATTTGTGAAATATACTACTGATGTTTTCTATAATTTTTCCGCTTTGCATTCTACGTTGAAGTCCATTTCATTGCAACTATTGCTGATTGATTGTTTGAAGCAACGTAAAGTAGGAATACGATGTGCTAGTGATCTGGAAGCGAAATAGGGTTTAAATACATTATACGATTTCTCTTTTCCTTACCTTCACCAACCCGCTGAAAGCTTTGTAACGTGACCATGTAAAACTTGGATGCCGTAACACCGGCAGGTTTCTGTGCCTTAACCATGAGCGTGAGGATGGTTTTCTGCAGTGCCGGGTCGCTCAAATACCAGGGAATGTTGTAAATATGGTCGGCCACCAAGCTTGCCTCTTCTGTGATGTTCTGTGCGTACCAGCAAAATATATACAGCTGCAGTATGGCACCCGGTAGATAGGTTACCGTTTTGATAGTGTCCTCATTCCATCCGAAAACCTGTAAAGTTGCATGTAACGAATTAAATGTCATTTAACACTGAGCCAACCGCATGCCGAGTCTTACAATTGTTAGATTGTACAGCACAACACAAACGACGATCGAGCTGGTCAGAAATTGTACCATCAAATAGAAGCTAAAACCATCCTCGAGCTGATCGATTagactgaaaaaaaaaaaacgataaaaggTGGACATTATGCAGACACAACAGCACTTTCAATCCTTTCCATTACAAATAGCATAAACTTACGAGAGATTAGATTTgtgtttcaatattatttgctTCAGCTTGGCGTGGACCTCCGCACGATTCGTTCCAGCGTGCAGATCCAGTTCCAGTTGATCgatttctatttttaaaaacttaaacatCGTCGTAATATGCATCGCCAGAGTGGCAAATAAACTATCGAAGCCACTGAGCGTTAGCGCCAGAAGGTAGACTGCTATCATTATGAAGAAATATGTCAGTGCGAAGCTCGTGGTACTTTCCGTGCTGTAAAAGAACCTTAAAGAGATGGAACAAAAGGTTACTACAGGTATGTGACTTACAAGTATATTCACGCATTTGTCAGTTCTAAAGACAGGCTCCATGCTCCGCTTGGTCTTACAACCCTTATTTATCCTACCTTGAGGAGTATGGTATCGTGATGGTATAGTTTGattggttgttgttgaaaatgcTATGAAAAACGAACTTGAACAACGGCAGGGATGCATATTCCAAGCAAATAACCACGAAACCAGTCGTGTAGATGATGACAAACATTCGCGTCTTCTTTGCGGTGGCT
This region of Anopheles marshallii chromosome 2, idAnoMarsDA_429_01, whole genome shotgun sequence genomic DNA includes:
- the LOC128717794 gene encoding odorant receptor 13a, whose product is MARFVLHEVRYVLMAMVYSSRCLAEKIQNSTVDQCIYWFLTLIPIAMLCIPQFSYLLVDTKDLFEFVLVLVPISEILLTNLKMIICNMKREKIINLINELQAEWIEYQKSEHIEIQRLITATAKKTRMFVIIYTTGFVVICLEYASLPLFKFVFHSIFNNNQSNYTITIPYSSRFFYSTESTTSFALTYFFIMIAVYLLALTLSGFDSLFATLAMHITTMFKFLKIEIDQLELDLHAGTNRAEVHAKLKQIILKHKSNLSLIDQLEDGFSFYLMVQFLTSSIVVCVVLYNLTIVFGWNEDTIKTVTYLPGAILQLYIFCWYAQNITEEASLVADHIYNIPWYLSDPALQKTILTLMVKAQKPAGVTASKFYMVTLQSFQRITSTSYSYFTLLQTINQQ